In Rhododendron vialii isolate Sample 1 chromosome 9a, ASM3025357v1, the following are encoded in one genomic region:
- the LOC131300307 gene encoding probable protein S-acyltransferase 15 isoform X2, translating to MKEKQTRTKIDFSKSLESSSTGTRERESMKGKRFLSIPVFSVFLLLGFIYYVAVFVFIENWVGLQSSAGSLNALIFTFLASLCVFSFLVCVLTDPGGVPPAYVPDFEASEASDQALMKSGTQLRQCAKCSAYKPPRAHHCRSCRRCILRMDHHCMWINNCVGHRNYKAFVVLVFYAAMSSLYSAIVCGVMTVGLFLTLGTLLGWHIFLISHNMTTIERYDVIRAAWLARKSGQSYRHPFDVGVYKNITLVFFPSNSVLACVCVSKKHSHVYLPHGSRSNTFWTCSDMLKYASTFIIMFFLGRPGDRM from the exons AAAATTGACTTCTCAAAATCTTTGGAGTCCTCTTCCACggggacgagagagagagaatcgatgAAGGGGAAAAGATTTCTGTCGATCCCTGTTTTCTCTGTGTTTCTGCTGCTGGGTTTTATTTACTACGTCGCAGTCTTCGTCTTCATAGAGAATTGGGTGGGGTTGCAGAGCTCGGCTGGTTCATTGAACGCTCTGATCTTCACCTTCTTGGCCTCTCTCTGTGTCTTCTCTTTCCTCGTCTGCGTCCTCACCGACCCAGGTGGGGTCCCACCTGCTTACGTGCCTGACTTTGAAGCTAGCGAGGCTTCGGATCAAGCGCTCATGAAAAGT GGCACACAACTAAGGCAATGTGCCAAGTGTTCTGCTTACAAGCCTCCCAGGGCTCATCATTGCCGGTCTTGTAGAAGGTGTATCTTGAGGATG GATCATCACTGTATGTGGATAAATAATTGTGTTGGTCATAGGAACTACAAGGCCTTTGTCGTCCTTGTGTTTTATGCAGCTATGTCCAGCCTTTATTCTGCA ATTGTATGCGGCGTAATGACTGTTGGCTTATTCTTGACACTGGGAACCCTCCTGGGCTGGCATATCTTCCTCATCAGTCATAACATGACGACCATAGAG CGTTATGACGTAATAAGAGCAGCATGGTTGGCTAGGAAATCTGGACAAAGCTATCGCCATCCTTTCGATGTTGGTGTCTACAAAAACATTACCCTGGTATTCTTTCCCTCTAACTCTGTGCTTGCATGCGTTTGTGTGTCTAAAAAGCACAGCCACGTCTATCTGCCTCATGGATCACGTTCGAACACATTTTGGACATGTTCGGACATGCTCAAATATGCGTCCACttttattattatgtttttcCTAGGACGCCCTGGGGATAGAATGTAA
- the LOC131300307 gene encoding probable protein S-acyltransferase 15 isoform X3 encodes MKEKQTRTKIDFSKSLESSSTGTRERESMKGKRFLSIPVFSVFLLLGFIYYVAVFVFIENWVGLQSSAGSLNALIFTFLASLCVFSFLVCVLTDPGGVPPAYVPDFEASEASDQALMKSGTQLRQCAKCSAYKPPRAHHCRSCRRCILRMDHHCMWINNCVGHRNYKAFVVLVFYAAMSSLYSAVVTICCTIEKDWNYSGSGPLKLFYIVCGVMTVGLFLTLGTLLGWHIFLISHNMTTIERYDVIRAAWLARKSGQSYRHPFDVGVYKNITLILGPNMLKWLCPTAVSHIKDGINFPTPRDNS; translated from the exons AAAATTGACTTCTCAAAATCTTTGGAGTCCTCTTCCACggggacgagagagagagaatcgatgAAGGGGAAAAGATTTCTGTCGATCCCTGTTTTCTCTGTGTTTCTGCTGCTGGGTTTTATTTACTACGTCGCAGTCTTCGTCTTCATAGAGAATTGGGTGGGGTTGCAGAGCTCGGCTGGTTCATTGAACGCTCTGATCTTCACCTTCTTGGCCTCTCTCTGTGTCTTCTCTTTCCTCGTCTGCGTCCTCACCGACCCAGGTGGGGTCCCACCTGCTTACGTGCCTGACTTTGAAGCTAGCGAGGCTTCGGATCAAGCGCTCATGAAAAGT GGCACACAACTAAGGCAATGTGCCAAGTGTTCTGCTTACAAGCCTCCCAGGGCTCATCATTGCCGGTCTTGTAGAAGGTGTATCTTGAGGATG GATCATCACTGTATGTGGATAAATAATTGTGTTGGTCATAGGAACTACAAGGCCTTTGTCGTCCTTGTGTTTTATGCAGCTATGTCCAGCCTTTATTCTGCA GTTGTAACTATATGCTGCACAATTGAGAAGGACTGGAATTACAGTGGAAGTGGCCCCCTCAAGTTGTTTTAT ATTGTATGCGGCGTAATGACTGTTGGCTTATTCTTGACACTGGGAACCCTCCTGGGCTGGCATATCTTCCTCATCAGTCATAACATGACGACCATAGAG CGTTATGACGTAATAAGAGCAGCATGGTTGGCTAGGAAATCTGGACAAAGCTATCGCCATCCTTTCGATGTTGGTGTCTACAAAAACATTACCCTG ATATTAGGACCAAACATGCTGAAATGGTTATGCCCCACTGCAGTAAGCCACATAAAAGATGGGATTAACTTCCCTACTCCACGTGATAACTCGTGA
- the LOC131300307 gene encoding probable protein S-acyltransferase 15 isoform X1 yields the protein MKEKQTRTKIDFSKSLESSSTGTRERESMKGKRFLSIPVFSVFLLLGFIYYVAVFVFIENWVGLQSSAGSLNALIFTFLASLCVFSFLVCVLTDPGGVPPAYVPDFEASEASDQALMKSGTQLRQCAKCSAYKPPRAHHCRSCRRCILRMDHHCMWINNCVGHRNYKAFVVLVFYAAMSSLYSAVVTICCTIEKDWNYSGSGPLKLFYIVCGVMTVGLFLTLGTLLGWHIFLISHNMTTIERYDVIRAAWLARKSGQSYRHPFDVGVYKNITLVFFPSNSVLACVCVSKKHSHVYLPHGSRSNTFWTCSDMLKYASTFIIMFFLGRPGDRM from the exons AAAATTGACTTCTCAAAATCTTTGGAGTCCTCTTCCACggggacgagagagagagaatcgatgAAGGGGAAAAGATTTCTGTCGATCCCTGTTTTCTCTGTGTTTCTGCTGCTGGGTTTTATTTACTACGTCGCAGTCTTCGTCTTCATAGAGAATTGGGTGGGGTTGCAGAGCTCGGCTGGTTCATTGAACGCTCTGATCTTCACCTTCTTGGCCTCTCTCTGTGTCTTCTCTTTCCTCGTCTGCGTCCTCACCGACCCAGGTGGGGTCCCACCTGCTTACGTGCCTGACTTTGAAGCTAGCGAGGCTTCGGATCAAGCGCTCATGAAAAGT GGCACACAACTAAGGCAATGTGCCAAGTGTTCTGCTTACAAGCCTCCCAGGGCTCATCATTGCCGGTCTTGTAGAAGGTGTATCTTGAGGATG GATCATCACTGTATGTGGATAAATAATTGTGTTGGTCATAGGAACTACAAGGCCTTTGTCGTCCTTGTGTTTTATGCAGCTATGTCCAGCCTTTATTCTGCA GTTGTAACTATATGCTGCACAATTGAGAAGGACTGGAATTACAGTGGAAGTGGCCCCCTCAAGTTGTTTTAT ATTGTATGCGGCGTAATGACTGTTGGCTTATTCTTGACACTGGGAACCCTCCTGGGCTGGCATATCTTCCTCATCAGTCATAACATGACGACCATAGAG CGTTATGACGTAATAAGAGCAGCATGGTTGGCTAGGAAATCTGGACAAAGCTATCGCCATCCTTTCGATGTTGGTGTCTACAAAAACATTACCCTGGTATTCTTTCCCTCTAACTCTGTGCTTGCATGCGTTTGTGTGTCTAAAAAGCACAGCCACGTCTATCTGCCTCATGGATCACGTTCGAACACATTTTGGACATGTTCGGACATGCTCAAATATGCGTCCACttttattattatgtttttcCTAGGACGCCCTGGGGATAGAATGTAA